The Triplophysa rosa linkage group LG15, Trosa_1v2, whole genome shotgun sequence genome has a segment encoding these proteins:
- the LOC130565967 gene encoding E3 SUMO-protein ligase ZBED1-like, which translates to MLAEAQEELQLPQHALITSCPTRWGSMQQMIDRVLEQQRASSQVLSADRKTRHLVPQWQDTDVLESVSKALGPLQEFTDALSSENYISVSYVKPVLHLLNTKILAVEDEDTDLTKTIKSKILNYINKHYEAETTQELLDIATFLDPRFKTSYTDEDKLPNIKARVMSDMEMSSHRDTSESESSTSRENPDIDLPPPGKKARKSLGSFFKMTSAVPAALQLEEGIASELNSYLLSPSIDSEEDPLKWWRLQQINFPRMSRVAQKYLCVPATSSPSERVFSTGGNVVTCHRSCLKPEMVNMLVFLAKNL; encoded by the exons ATGTTAGCCGAAGCCCAGGAAGAACTTCAGCTTCCCCAACATGCCCTCATAACATCATGCCCGACAAGATGGGGCTCAATGCAACAAATGATAGACAGGGTTTTGGAGCAGCAGAGGGCATCGTCTCAGGTCCTTTCAGCTGACCGTAAAACAAGACACCTAGTACCACAATGGCAAGACACAGATGTTCTAGAATCTGTAAGCAAGGCGTTGGGTCCACTTCAGGAGTTCACGGATGCCCTTTCCAGTGAAAACTACATCAGTGTTTCCTACGTGAAACCAGTTCTtcatctgttgaacacaaagatactTGCAGTGGAGGATGAAGATACTGACCTGACGAAGACTATAAAATCAAAAATTCTCAACTACATCAACAAACATTACGAAGCTGAAACTACCCAAGAGCTTCTGGATATAGCAACATTTTTGGATCCAAGATTCAAAACCAGCTACACTGATGAGGATAAACTTCCAAACATTAAGGCCAGGGTCATGTCTGATATGGAAATGAGTTCACACAGG GATACATCTGAATCTGAGAGTAGCACAAGCAGAGAGAATCCTGACATCGATCTACCTCCACCAGGCAAAAAAGCAAGGAAGTCCTTAGGAAGCTTCTTCAAAATGACATCAGCCGTGCCAGCAGCTCTGCAACTTGAAGAAGGGATAGCCTCTGAGCTAAACAGCTACCTGCTTTCTCCATCCATTGACAGTGAGGAAGATCCTCTGAAATGGTGGAGACTCCAGCAGATAAATTTTCCAAGAATGAGCAGGGTTGCACAAAAGTATCTTTGTGTTCCCGCAACCAGCTCACCTTCAGAGAGAGTGTTTAGTACTGGGGGAAATGTGGTGACATGTCACCGTTCATGCTTAAAACCAGAAATGGTGAACATGCTGGTTTTTCTTGCAAAAAACCTTTAA